The Mustela nigripes isolate SB6536 chromosome 6, MUSNIG.SB6536, whole genome shotgun sequence DNA window CTGTCACAGAGCACAATGTTTATTTGGTGTGCTCCGTGCGCCGGTTAGAACGTGAACTCCGCGTGGGAAGGACGCGGTCTACTCTGTCCACTCTGTCAGTGTCTGCTGAACGGCGGTGAAAATGTTAAAACAGGAGTGGGATCTCAGCAGGCAGACGAGGGAGGGAGGGTATTTTAGGAACAATAGTTTGTGTGAGAAAACACGATTTGTTCTGGAAACTGGGGCTGCCAACAGAAAGTTCACACTTCCCAGGGGCTGACGAGTCCGGACTCGAGGAGGCTGCTCCACAGTCTCCCATTCGAGGCGGCCTGGTCCCTCAATGCTGAAATGtgcttgacttttttcttcaaaagaaaacacaaaaggttCCATCCTGTAAGACAGATCCCTCCTAATTCAGTTATCCAGaagacagtgggggaggggcgcctgggtggtgccctcggttaagcgtccgactcttggtttcagctcaggtcatgatctcagggtcctgggatcgagtcccgtgtggTTTGCTGGAGGTtcgctctccttctccctctgcaccacccaGCCTGTCTCTCaccagaaacagaacaaacaaaaaggcagtGAAGAAGTTTGGGAGAGTCTTCAATCTGTTGGAGATCCGTTCTTGACTTGCCAGGTTGTAGTTTGAGAAAATTCTGGCCTTTCCTTGGTGGGTGAGGAGGACAACAGAGCAGCCCGTTACCCAGAACCCGCGCCTTGCTTCGGCGCCATGTGGATTTACAGTTGGAGGAGCTAGTTTTTCAGAATGCTTTGATTTGAGCCATTTTATGGCTTCCGTGTCCACAAAGAGTGACTGTCAGGGCGCCAGTGTCTCCGGGCGAGGAAACTCCCGTCCTTTCTCTTTGCTCAGTGAGCGGAAATAAAGGGCCCGTGGGAGTGCCGGGCTGCCGCGGGAACCAGCCAGTCCCTGTTCCGAGCAGGTCAAGGGCCTTGCCTGCATTGAAGGCACTCGTGTGCGTGTGCCGTGGTGACGGGTCATCCTCTGGGGTCGCAGAGCGCGGGGCCAGCCGCCCGAGAGGGTGTGAACATGCAGCTCCTAGTCTGAACCCCACCAGGCTTCCGAGCTCCGCACACTGCTCGCAGGTGGGCGGTCACCCCCCGCCGTGGCCCCCAGCGGAGCTGGCTCGCCCCGATGCCCTCGCCCTTACACGACTGCCCCAGAAGCTCAGCGTCCCACTCTCGAGTCTCATTGAAATTCGGGAGGCGACGGCATGGCTTTGCCGCCCTTTTGTTTCTGCGTGAATAGCAGTTGCTGGAAACCAAGGCTGCTGACTCCCCGGAGACCAGGGCCGGAGCCTCCGGAGGTAAGCACGCCGGCCACACGGTGGGCGCCTTCGGGCTCTTGGCTCGGTGGGCACCTCGAGCGGGTGCGGGGCTGCTACTGTGGGTGCGGCCTGGGGGTGCGGGGGGCCCGCGTCCCAGAGGCACTGGCAGCCGCTCAGCGCTGGGGCACTGGGGGCTGAAGGGGTCCTTGTCCTCTTCAGGTTCACGGCGTTTTCCTACGGACGATATTTCTTTTCCTGAGAGCAGCTTCCTCTACCTCGACTCTTCAGAGCCGGCCGGAATCAACAATCGTTTTCTTGCTGGTGCGTCAGTGGCAGCCGAGGGGACCCGGGAGCCGCGGTCCCGTGGCCTCTAATGCCGGGGTCTGTAGCCCGAGCACCATGACGCgggaggagcagagcagggaggagctCAGCTACGACAGGACGCCCACCCTGGAGCGGGCACGGCCTGAGGCCGGGAGCTACGGCCCTGACGCCAAGCCCAGCGAGCTGCAGCTGGCCACGAGGCTGCCCCCGTGCCTCACCCACAAGACGTGGGTCCTCTCCGTGTTGATGGGGGTGAGTAGCTCCTCGTAGGCGAGTACCGTGTTCCCCTTGTTCCCAGGCTGCCGGACCCCATGCTCCCTTCACGGCGGGGCACACACGACCCTGGCCCAGACCCAGAGCCTCCACCTTGGCGACGTTTCCATCTCTCAGGCCTGCCATGAGGCCCGGGTGCCCCTCACAGCCGGGAAGCCCTTGGCCTTGTGCTCATTTCCCGGCTGTCCACTTGGGCCCGTTTCGCAGAGAGCGCGGAATGGCGCTGGGCCCGGCCTCCGTGACTGGCCCTGAGTGTGGGACGCTGAGGCCCCTGGACCTGTACGTTTTGGGGTGAGCAAGCGTCCGGGGGAAGCCCCATGTCTTGCTCAAGATTCCGACAGACGCGTCTCCCTTCCCGCGCGGTCTGACCCtgctggggagagaaggggaggagtcGGGTGTGGCGGGAGCCGGCGACCGCGCTGGCCGTCCAGGCCCGAGGACTGGCGGTCGCGTGGCCCGATGGCCCAGCGGGCCCTTCTCGCCCCCTGAGCCGTGCTGCTGTTTTGCAGAGCTGTCTGCTTGTGACGTCGGGGTTTTCGCTCTATCTGGGGAACGTGTTTCCCTCGGAGATGGATTACTTACGCTGCGCGGCAGGCTCGGTAAGCACCGCTCCTCGGGCGCCCCGCCTGTGCTGGGCTTTGCGGCCGTCTGTCGGGAGTTGTTGGCTCTGAGATTGGCCTGTTGCTGTCACTTGCTCCCCTTGTGACTTTAGTTTCAAATAGAATTTGAGGCCTGTCTGAGGCTCTTGCCGCAGACTCCCGGGCAGGAAACGGCACTTGGGTTTCTAAGAGCTGCACACCGCTTCGGGGGTCCCTTTGCTGGCAGGACGCCCGGCCTCTGCTCCCTTAGGACAAAGCTCCTTAAGAGAATTGGACTCTTTCCCTGCCGTTGTCTCTGGGGCCTTCTCGGTGGCCCTTTCTCACCACCGGAGTGGCCCTTGGGGGTCCCAGTGCTGTCTGGCCCAGATGCTCCCAGGCAGCACTGACCTAGGCTGGACATTTCAGCAAAGTCCTTGGGGGTACCCTTCCCCCTCAGAAGTGACAGGCTGGGGAGACGAGCCACGCTCCTGCTGGCTCCCCTCTGCCTTTGCAGGCTCTGTCCCCGAAGCTCGTGGGGTCTGCGGGGGCCCTGGTGTCCACAGGGGCGACACCTGGCACCATGGTGCCCAGGCTGGTGCCCTTCCCTCCACCGCCCCACTACCCCGACACCCCACGCTTGCCCTCTTCCTCGTCCTCCACTTCTGTGGGGACCAACTGTGGGGTCTCCGACAAGAACCTCCTCAGGGCTCTGGAACTCCTGAACATTTCCACTTCTTCACACGGAGACGAGTTTCCCTTCTGGGGTAATTCTCCAGCCAGGACAACCCTGAGCTTGTGCAGCTGGCGATGGCTGGCTCTGAGTGCGCTCAGCACGAAGAGCTTTCGttttctgcctcttctgtccCTTCGGAAAAATGACAGTTTTTCCAGAATAAATTGTTTTCAAAGTTCTGAGGCCTTGCGCCACTGCCAGCACCTGTGCCTCCGACAGGCGGCCCTTGTTTGGCCGCCAGGTCTGGGGTCATTTGGAAGCGTGAGCCCTGCAGGGGGTCGGCAGGGGTTGGCCATGGCTCACGGAGCTCGGGTTTCTTTGCAGTGTCTCCCCTCAGCAATCGTGAGCTTCGGGGTTTCCCGGAGGAACATCAGAGCGGTGAGTCCAGGCCTCGGTGCGGGCGCTGAGGGCGCGGCTCTGGGCTGTGCGGGAGCCTCCGAGGGCGGGACGTgccaggtggggggtgggaaaggagaCCCAGGCCGCCTGCAGGGCTGACGGGCACCCACCCGTGTGTGCATCGGTGTATCCGTGTGCGTCtttgtgcgtgtgtctgtgtgtgtctgcacacgTGTGGACAGGGGCGTCTACACTGCCGGCAGCCCCTGTGCCCCACACAACAGGGCTTCCTGTACCCTCCCCACGGCCTCGAGGGGCTGCAGTGTACCCTCCTAGGCTagttgtgttctttttaaatttttattttatttattttagcgggAGAGAGCTAGAGAGTGCCTGTGCACGTGGGCGAGCAgcggtgggaggggcagagggagagggaggccgtCCGGCAGACgcgcactgagcacagagtccaacgcgaggctcgaacccaggacaGTGAGATCAGGAGTCTGgcgctctactgactaagccaccccaTCGCCCTCGCCCCGGCTTGTCCTCCTGCGGCACATTCTGGGGATTTTTAGTGAATGACGTGGAATTTGGTGCAACGAGCCCATCCGTTTTTAGTTATGCCCCGAAGAGTGACCCCCGTCGTGCCTTCCAGATCCCCAACTTCCAGATCCTGTTTGTGTCCACGTTTGCCATCACCACGACCTGCTTGATCTGGTTTGGATGCAAACTGGTTGTGAAGCCCTCAGCCATAGACGTGAGTCCGGGTGGGGTGGCGGGTCCTTCTGCTGCCGgagggggggcccgggggggagCCGGGGGCTCTGGTCCTGCTGAGTCTGGGCCTGAGAGGGGGCGGCCGCTGGGCTGCAGCGGTGCAGAAGCCACGTGGCCCGCGTGCCCGAGCCTTGGAGTCCGGCAAGgctggagttttgtttttgcGTTCAAGAGTGGTCTTTTCTGCACTGTGGCGCTGGTTCCGTGGGTTTGTTGAGAGTCTCTTTTACAACGTTTTTCGTCAAATCTGTGATGCTGTTGATTCCAAGGTGCACTGCTGGTGTGTGTGCCGCTAAGAAAAGTGGCGAAAACTCCGCGTGTAAGCCGTGATGCCAGCAGAGTGTCCTACAAGAGAGGAATCCTCAGGGTTACCTCAAAAAGATAGATAAAAAAGCCTTGCTTTATGGGAAATGTTGAACTCCCTCTTTTCAAGGGCAGGAAGAGAGTGCGGTGGCCCCGAGGAAGTATTGGCCAGTCCTCCGGGGCAATCGCATGAACACTGTCCCATGGACCTGGCAGGGACACTCCTGTTGCCATTGTCTGCAGATGAGGGGGTTCCCATGACTTGACCTTAAACTCAGGCATGTAGCAAGGTTGCTGGGCGTGAAAATCAGCATACAATTGTACCAGCAACAGAACATTTTGGAAACTGTAATtcaaataccaaaagcattttagGGAGTTAAATGTGGAGGTCCTGGGATGAGATCAGAAGGTTTGTGAGGCTGACTCGTAGGTGAACCAGGATGCCCTCGTTAGATCAGTCCTGCCAGGAGCACGTGCCACGCGGGGGCACCTTGCGACGGCAGCGGGACCCGGCACCGATCGTGATCATGGGCTAGGGATGGCAGCCCCTGGACAACAGCTGGGGACTCACCCCACAACCAGGCGTTCTTAAACAGCCATCCCAGAAGGCAAGggagtcccccccaccccacttctggGCCAGCCCAGAGCAGCCCTGGACATGGAACACACTGGTGTTGCTGGAGCCCGACCAAGGCAGTCACGGGAGCTCCCGCTATAAGGGGGACCCCTCCCAGGGCATGTGGGGGCACTCCCACTGTGGGTCCGTGGGAGAGGATCCTCACCGAGGAGGAAGGCACAGTGCCCCAGGCGGCTGGAGGCGGTCTCAGCCCTGCTGCCGTCACAGGAAGTCAGCGGAAGCCACAGGGAGGTACCATTCCCAGCAGCGCGTGGCCGGCCGGAAGCCACGGAAGGCAGAggggcctgcctccccccaccagggTGACTCTCATGTTGTGTGGAAACTGTCTGGTGTCTGCGTATGTTCTGAGGAAGGACACACGGGGAGGAGACTCTGCCCCCAACCCTGGCAGGGCAGACCCTGGGGAAACACGTGTGCACCCGGCCAGGAACTGGGGCTCTGGCGGCCCTGGGGATGGTGCCCAGAACCCCGAACCGAAGCAGATCCTCAGTGTCCCTGGACAGTGCCCCCCGCAACACACACGGGGTAAAGCAAGGCGGAGAGCCCCATGCCGCCCAGCCCTCTCCTCCAGCGTGGCCCATGGCTGCAGCGCTGCCGGCCCTGGAGCTGGAGCTCTGGTCTCCACCCCACCTGGACCACCGTGCAGGAGTCCGGGGTAACCAGGCCTTGtgggggctcccagctcctgaAGGCCGGGCCACAGTGCACCGGGAGTGCGGTCTGTGGCACCGAAGACACGTGGTTCTAATGCCCAAACCACCAGGGTCTGGGGCTGTGCatgcgcgtgtgcacacacacacacgcacacttgcacacacaagCGCACACTTGCACACGCGTACTTGCACACAAGTGTTCTGAGGAAGGACACACGGGGACATAGCTGCAGGTGGGACAGGCCATTTGGGGTTCCCACACGCCTCTCCCGGCCGGCCCTGGGCGAGCATGTCTGACGTCCCCACAGGGTGTGTGCGAGACAGCCCACCCGCCCCCGCCGTCCTCGTGCAGCCCCTGTGGGTCTGTGCGGCATCCCCGGGCGGTCCCGTCTCCCTGCACTCTTCAGGGTGGGTCCGGGGGGCTCAGCTTTCCTGCCCCCTGCCAGGAGCAGGCCCATGGGGACGCACTTCTGCAGGGTCTCCTACACCCGCATCGGGGCAGCCCGGCTCTCACACCCCTCTCACACCCCTTCCCAGACCCCACGAGCTTCCCTGGTCTGCTGTGCTCGGGGAGGACCCCAGGCGCAGCCGCTCACAACTTCCCTCCCCCCGTCTCATCCCCGATGCTCCCGAGCTCCCTGACAGCTGCCTCGTGTCCCCCTTAGCAGCCGCCCCAGTAAAACCCCGCCCCATCTGTTCCTGGGCCGCCCCGGGCGCCAcacatcctcctcccctcccacagtGCCGAGCCCTCGGGCTGCAAGGGTGCTTCAGAACAGGGTTACCGAGCCCCTTAGCAAGTGTCCCGGGATGCGTTGTGGTTACTTCAAGTTTATGGAATGACTTTGTGAGCAGTGGCCTCTTTGGTCTGTTAATCACCCCGTGCAGAGGCCTCCGTGGTCTCTCAATGGTTTCAAATCATCCTCTGGGTCCATCCTTAGGGCCTCAGTGTTTTGTGGATCTTGGGCGAGTAATCCCTACATCATTTACAGCTTTTGTTGCTAGTAGGgtatcttatttttcaaatgacattttcagATGGATTATTGGAGTACAGAGACaggagatttaattttttctttatttggaaatattttaagactCAAAATAATTTGAACAGATGGTAGGTAAGTTCCTTTGTGCCCGTGCCCAGCTTCCCCAAGCGACCCTGTCCCGTATCGACCAGGAGGTCGGCCCTAGCTGCTGGGTACTCATTTGGGTGAATGTTCACACTGTgcggtttttattttttatttatttttatttttttttttaagatttttctttatttgacagatcagaagtagtcagagaggcaggcagagagagagagagagagaggaggaagcagggtccccgctgagcagagagcctgatgcggggctcaatcccaggaccctgagatcatgacctgagccaaaggcagaggctttaacccactgagccacccaggcgccccacacttcttatttttaaataagaaggtGTTTCGTCAGTTGATTTTGTGTCTGGAAACTTTGCTGAACTTTCTTATCCTTCACAGTTTTTGTGGGTTGTGTGGGATTTATGTGCGGGTGAGCGCATCATCTGGCTCCTTTCTGCGGAGCTGTGGCGGGTTTCCAGCACTGTGGGAAACGGTGGGGCGtctctgtcttattcctgaccccACACGAGTTGCAGCCAAAGACTCTCCATTACATTTTGGATGTAACTTTCGCTAAGTTAATGTTGTCTTCACCTGCCAGTTTACCATgaccttttcatttaaaaaatataaacaggtgTAGGGGCGCCAGGGGGGCTCAGGgggtggagcctctgccttcggctccggtcatgacctcaggatcctgggatcgagccccacatcaggctctctgcttggagggggacctgcttcttcctctctctctgctgcctctctgcctgcttgtgatctttgtcaaataaataaataaaaccttaaaaaaacccaaacagctGTTGAAGTCTCATAGTTTGATTTTGCATCTGTAAGATGCTCTTTCCTCGCTTTGTTTGACGCATCAGTGTTTCTGGTGTTGAGCCTTCTTTCCCGGACTACTGTAGATCCTCGGATGGGCCGACCAGCCGGCATTGTGTTCAGGATGTCCGCACCACCTGCGGACACAGCCGGTGCTTCCTTCTTCCGCTGAGCTCTAAAGTGAACTGGGCAGCAGTGGTCTCTTCTGTGTTTAGGAACGACGTGACAGAGCAAACTGCTGCTTAAAGGTTGGGTAGAGCACACGGTGGAGTCTCCATCCCGAGCCCTTGCTGAGAGAGGACGTCATTATTAGCaacaaatttctgtttcttcttcctcctcattgtcgtcctcctcctcctccttttaaagattttctttctttacctgacagacagagagaccacgcaggcagagagacaggcagagagagaggaggaagcaggctccccgctgagcagagagcccgatgcggggctcgatcccaggaccctgggatcacgacctgagctgaaggcagaggctttaacccactgagccacccaggcgcccaaatttctgtttcttcttgtgcCAAAGTTtggcttttatctttttatcaaaAATTTCTCCATATCATGCAGTTTTTCAAAAATGAGCAGCACGTCATAGCCCCAACATTGCTCACTGCTTTATGTGTGTGATCTAGAACTTCTTTTAAGTgcaagttcttttattttttaatttttaatttttaaatttctgtttagtgttgcagaattcattgtttatgcaccacacccagggctccatgcaatccgtgccctccataatacccaccaccaggctcacccaacccccccacctccacccctccaaaaccctcagcttgtttctcagagtccacagtctctcatggttcgtctcaccctccgatttcccccaactcccttctcctctccgtctccccatgtcctccgtgttattccttatgctccacacataagtgaaaccatatgataattgactctctctgcttgactcatttcactcagcataatctcttccagtcccgtccatgttgctacaaaagttggggattcatcctttctgatggaggcatcatactccatagtgtatatggaccacatcttccttatccattcgtccgttgaagggcatcttggttcttcccacagtttggtgactgtggccattgctgctgtgaacactggggtacagatggccccaCGGGGAGGTGcacttttcacgacatctgtatctttggggtaaatacctggtagtgcaattgcagggtcatagggaagctctatttttaatttcttgaggaatctccacactgttttccagagtggctgcaccaacgtgcattcccaccaacagtgtaagagggttcccctttctccacatcctctccaacactcgtttattgtcttgttaattttggccattctaactggtgtaaggtggtgtctcactgtggttttgatttgagtctccctgatgcctagtgatgaacattttttcatgtgtccgttagtcatttgtatgtcttctttggagaagtgtctgttcatgtcttctgcccattttttgatgtgattgtcttgtgtgtgttgagtttgaggagttctttttagatcttgggtatcagcctttgtctgtactgtcatttgcgaatagcTTCTCCcgttccatgggttgcctctttgttttgttgactgtttcctttgctgtgcagaagcttttgatttttcttttta harbors:
- the MLC1 gene encoding membrane protein MLC1 isoform X1 → MALPPFCFCVNSSCWKPRLLTPRRPGPEPPEVHGVFLRTIFLFLRAASSTSTLQSRPESTIVFLLVRQWQPRGPGSRGPVASNAGVCSPSTMTREEQSREELSYDRTPTLERARPEAGSYGPDAKPSELQLATRLPPCLTHKTWVLSVLMGSCLLVTSGFSLYLGNVFPSEMDYLRCAAGSCLPSAIVSFGVSRRNIRAIPNFQILFVSTFAITTTCLIWFGCKLVVKPSAIDINFNLILLLLLEIFMAATVIISARSSEAPRKQKGPMPDGTNMLYEVPFPARVLKSYSVIEVIAGVSAVLGGVIALNVDDAVSGPHLSVTFFWILVACFPSAIASHVTAECPSRCLVEMLIAICSLTSPLLFTASGYLSFSIMRILEIFKDYPPAVERSYDVLLLLLLLALLLQASLNTGTVMQCVRFKLAASWDTVQAGPPERPAGEVSRSPLKEFDKEKAWRAVVVQMAQ